In Mastigocladopsis repens PCC 10914, a single window of DNA contains:
- a CDS encoding AEC family transporter yields MTNLLELYVKLVFLILVGYTLGRKLPATVPTRLGQFLFWVGVPIGIVVFLRKADLSGQIWIAPAIAHLAILLGAVLAWLGIKGQAFLTNTVPHKSTQGSFILAAMVGNTGYIGYPVTLSIVGSEYFAWALFYDLLGTTLGAYGLGVALASRFGAGVDSHLQVLKAIIINPALWSFGFGLLFRQAKISAPVEFWLEQFAWSTVALALVLIGMRLSKLTSWHSLPRASAGLAIKMLLVPFILGSSLPLFGLTGTTAQVIVLQMAMPPAFATLVIAETFNLDRDLAVTALAMGSMVLLVTLPIWLWLF; encoded by the coding sequence TTGACAAACCTCCTAGAACTCTACGTTAAGCTAGTATTCCTAATCCTAGTAGGATATACTCTGGGACGCAAACTACCTGCTACAGTTCCTACCCGTTTGGGTCAGTTCCTCTTCTGGGTAGGAGTACCGATAGGTATTGTAGTTTTTTTACGCAAAGCTGACTTATCAGGACAGATTTGGATTGCACCAGCGATCGCCCACTTAGCAATTTTACTAGGGGCAGTTTTGGCTTGGTTAGGAATTAAAGGACAAGCTTTTCTCACAAACACAGTCCCCCACAAATCGACTCAAGGTAGTTTTATCCTAGCTGCAATGGTGGGTAACACAGGTTATATTGGCTATCCTGTTACTCTGTCAATCGTTGGAAGTGAATACTTTGCCTGGGCACTTTTTTACGATTTGTTGGGGACAACATTGGGGGCTTATGGACTAGGTGTTGCCTTAGCGTCTCGTTTTGGTGCTGGTGTTGATAGTCATTTGCAGGTTCTTAAGGCAATTATTATCAATCCTGCTTTATGGAGTTTCGGCTTTGGCTTACTATTTCGACAGGCTAAAATCTCTGCACCAGTTGAATTTTGGTTGGAGCAATTTGCTTGGAGTACGGTAGCTTTAGCTCTGGTGTTAATTGGAATGCGACTGAGCAAACTCACTTCTTGGCACAGCTTACCAAGAGCAAGCGCTGGTCTAGCAATCAAAATGCTACTCGTCCCCTTTATTCTGGGTAGCAGTTTACCACTTTTTGGTTTAACTGGTACAACAGCACAGGTCATTGTGCTGCAAATGGCGATGCCTCCAGCTTTTGCTACACTGGTTATTGCCGAAACCTTTAATCTTGATCGCGACCTTGCAGTCACTGCATTAGCTATGGGGTCAATGGTGTTGCTGGTTACGCTTCCCATTTGGTTGTGGCTGTTTTGA
- the mrdA gene encoding penicillin-binding protein 2, which produces MTLLQPPQLARKKETRTVGRGFQPLFLIIFTLLMTSGIGARLAYLQIVEGANHRQRAEANRIRMIPKQPERGNIFDRNGKLLATTRYPRSVYLWPMAHTKPSWQIVGPRLSQILNIPVEEMEKKLDEAGSNSSLVRMARDLNDAEITALKEYANELKDVEVHTEAVRYYPHGKELAHVLGYTRELTPQQLKDKKQEGYRLGDVIGQMGVEKAYEQVLRGEWGGQQVEVDGKGRPIRVLGEKQAKAGNDIHLTIDLDVQKAAEKALNGRDGVIVALDPNNGAVLAMVSHPTFDPNIFSKRRLSKKDWESVQGENHPLLNRAVSSAFPPASTFKIVTATAGMESGKFSPNTVLQTYGSLTVGGVTFGEWNHSGFGPLGFAGALAWSSDTFFYQIGRGVGGPTLIEWTRKYGFGEKTGIEFESEETKGNVPDEAWKQRVWKMPWTVGDSINMSIGQGALQTTPLQVAVMFSVPANGGDRVKPHMLKDQEEAKSWRESLNMKPSTIKVLREGLRKVVAEGTGKVLNVPTLPPVSGKSGTAEAWKRRVKANHAWFGAYAPADKPEIVVVGFAEHSGGGGGSVSAPMVLEVMEEFFQKKSPNKSQKAGTEASQPRIQTPRIRRRN; this is translated from the coding sequence ATGACGCTACTGCAACCACCTCAACTGGCTAGAAAAAAAGAGACACGTACTGTAGGACGGGGTTTTCAACCCTTATTCTTAATCATATTTACCCTATTGATGACAAGTGGTATTGGTGCTCGTCTGGCGTATTTGCAAATTGTGGAAGGAGCAAATCATCGCCAGCGAGCAGAGGCAAACCGGATTCGGATGATTCCCAAACAACCGGAACGGGGCAATATATTTGACCGCAATGGCAAACTATTAGCCACAACTCGCTATCCGCGTTCTGTGTACTTGTGGCCCATGGCACACACCAAACCATCATGGCAAATTGTAGGTCCGCGCTTGTCGCAAATTCTCAATATTCCTGTAGAGGAGATGGAAAAGAAATTAGACGAGGCTGGTTCCAACTCTTCTCTCGTGCGGATGGCTCGCGACCTCAACGACGCGGAAATCACAGCATTGAAAGAGTACGCCAACGAACTTAAAGACGTAGAAGTCCATACAGAAGCCGTACGCTACTACCCACACGGCAAGGAATTAGCCCATGTATTGGGTTATACCCGAGAACTGACCCCACAACAGTTGAAAGATAAGAAACAAGAAGGCTACCGACTGGGAGATGTGATTGGTCAGATGGGGGTGGAAAAGGCGTATGAACAGGTGTTGCGAGGCGAATGGGGCGGTCAGCAGGTGGAAGTGGATGGAAAAGGTCGCCCGATACGAGTGTTGGGAGAAAAACAGGCAAAAGCAGGTAATGACATCCACCTAACCATAGATTTGGATGTGCAAAAGGCAGCAGAAAAAGCTTTGAACGGACGGGACGGCGTTATCGTTGCACTAGACCCAAATAACGGTGCTGTCTTAGCAATGGTGTCTCATCCGACTTTTGACCCGAATATCTTCTCTAAGCGAAGGCTCTCTAAAAAAGATTGGGAAAGCGTACAAGGCGAAAACCATCCCTTGCTCAATCGCGCTGTCAGTAGCGCCTTTCCACCCGCAAGTACTTTCAAAATAGTCACTGCAACAGCCGGGATGGAATCAGGTAAATTTTCTCCCAACACAGTACTGCAAACCTACGGTTCCCTGACAGTTGGCGGGGTGACGTTTGGCGAATGGAACCACTCTGGATTTGGTCCGTTGGGATTTGCAGGAGCCTTAGCTTGGAGTAGCGATACCTTCTTTTATCAAATTGGTAGGGGAGTCGGTGGCCCAACCTTAATTGAATGGACTCGCAAATACGGTTTCGGCGAAAAAACTGGGATTGAGTTCGAGTCCGAAGAAACCAAAGGAAATGTTCCAGATGAAGCATGGAAGCAGAGAGTGTGGAAAATGCCTTGGACTGTAGGCGACTCTATCAATATGTCCATTGGTCAAGGCGCTCTACAAACCACACCACTGCAAGTCGCTGTGATGTTCTCAGTCCCCGCCAATGGTGGCGATCGCGTGAAACCGCATATGCTTAAAGACCAAGAAGAGGCAAAAAGCTGGCGAGAATCCTTAAATATGAAGCCAAGCACCATCAAAGTTCTCCGTGAAGGACTGCGGAAGGTGGTGGCTGAAGGTACAGGTAAGGTTCTCAATGTGCCAACACTTCCTCCCGTATCTGGTAAAAGTGGCACAGCTGAGGCGTGGAAGCGTCGTGTTAAAGCAAACCATGCATGGTTTGGGGCATATGCTCCAGCTGATAAGCCAGAAATTGTGGTTGTGGGATTTGCTGAACATTCTGGCGGTGGTGGCGGTAGTGTTTCTGCTCCAATGGTGTTAGAGGTGATGGAAGAATTTTTCCAAAAGAAGTCTCCCAATAAGTCTCAAAAAGCCGGTACTGAGGCTTCGCAACCAAGGATTCAGACTCCAAGAATCAGGAGGCGAAACTAA
- a CDS encoding M15 family metallopeptidase encodes MDNAGFSEKSQDTPSSSGEDIPEALRDTPNAAASKVSIRPLVLIIAGVVGVVLIAVVSGFLFFVVTPKKTNDSQSSPSSSTPTTSSQSGNPATSKDDILGHFSYSEAPESELQPISSDRRIRMRTAAAQKFLEMAAAARSAGVVLVPLSGFRSIKDQEQLFFSVSAQRNQTPAQRAAVSAPPGHSEHHTGYAVDIGDGATPATNVNTNFDKTKAYQWLQTNAARFSFEMSFPQNNAQGVSYEPWHWRFVGDRQSLETFYRAKNLKPAQVSQ; translated from the coding sequence TTGGATAATGCTGGGTTTTCTGAAAAATCGCAAGACACACCCTCTAGTTCCGGTGAAGATATTCCGGAAGCTTTACGCGATACTCCTAATGCAGCAGCATCCAAGGTAAGCATTCGCCCATTAGTTTTGATAATCGCGGGAGTGGTGGGAGTTGTCTTGATAGCCGTCGTTAGTGGTTTTTTGTTTTTCGTTGTTACACCCAAGAAAACAAACGATTCTCAGTCTTCCCCTAGTAGTTCAACTCCTACAACTTCATCACAATCGGGTAATCCAGCCACCTCAAAAGATGATATCTTGGGGCATTTTTCCTACTCAGAAGCCCCGGAGTCGGAACTACAACCGATTTCTAGTGATAGGCGCATTAGAATGCGAACAGCCGCTGCCCAAAAGTTTCTAGAAATGGCAGCAGCAGCGCGGAGTGCGGGTGTCGTTTTGGTACCTCTTTCTGGTTTTCGCTCTATAAAAGACCAAGAACAGTTGTTTTTTAGCGTTAGTGCCCAGAGAAATCAGACACCAGCGCAACGGGCTGCTGTCAGCGCTCCCCCCGGTCATAGCGAACATCACACAGGTTACGCTGTGGATATTGGGGATGGGGCAACACCTGCGACTAATGTCAATACCAACTTTGACAAAACAAAGGCTTATCAATGGCTGCAAACCAATGCAGCACGTTTCAGCTTTGAAATGTCCTTTCCTCAAAACAACGCTCAAGGTGTGAGTTATGAGCCTTGGCACTGGCGATTTGTGGGCGATCGCCAGAGCTTAGAAACATTCTACAGAGCTAAAAATCTAAAACCTGCCCAAGTATCCCAATAA